Proteins from a genomic interval of Corynebacterium freiburgense:
- the amn gene encoding AMP nucleosidase: MFHSCKTPEVAVEKLIELYDAACEHARSALTRGHAYDNVVYPKLIVEVMEWKPIDRTVAYGYVDNVGRYSSAISRPELMRDYLLEMLEALVDNYPCKIEVGPSNIPIAPEYIDGAPPAQGRSDVPKPTLDDIDDAIVDGAWTAFHGDELPLCYFTPQRFDIACRRIEHYTGIAIDSVQKYILFTNYDMHTSEFVRYALTELERPDSRYTKLCLPNGLTVSVGEAAANGTQLDLGSAYQMPRFDLCTARGDGITMINIGVGPSNAKTVTDCLAVLRPECWVMIGHCAGLDARMRIGDLILGNAYQRRDHILNDRIALDIPIPAVPEVQRTLENAVLEVYGENQDLMRTGTVLSTDDRNWEWHTHSDLWQILRGSTAVAVDMESSALAANGYRYRIPYGTLLSVSDLPLHAVPKLPAGAQAFYSSSKEAHVMCAVRAVETMAEAPMKLRTRKLRRAIGEVPFR; encoded by the coding sequence ATGTTCCATTCTTGCAAAACTCCTGAAGTGGCCGTAGAAAAACTTATTGAACTTTATGATGCCGCGTGCGAACATGCTCGCAGTGCGCTCACTCGGGGGCATGCTTATGACAATGTGGTGTACCCCAAGCTCATTGTCGAAGTTATGGAATGGAAGCCAATTGACCGCACGGTTGCATATGGATATGTAGATAATGTGGGTCGATATTCTTCAGCGATTAGCAGGCCAGAACTTATGCGGGATTATCTCTTGGAGATGTTAGAAGCACTCGTAGATAATTATCCTTGCAAAATTGAGGTTGGGCCAAGCAATATCCCGATTGCTCCAGAATATATTGATGGCGCGCCGCCAGCTCAAGGACGCAGCGATGTACCGAAACCCACATTGGATGATATTGATGACGCTATCGTTGATGGAGCTTGGACTGCATTTCATGGGGATGAATTACCGTTATGTTATTTCACTCCACAGCGGTTCGATATCGCATGCCGAAGGATCGAACACTATACGGGAATTGCCATTGATAGCGTGCAGAAATACATTCTGTTTACCAACTATGACATGCATACAAGTGAATTTGTTCGCTATGCGTTGACGGAGTTGGAACGACCTGACTCCCGGTATACAAAACTATGCTTGCCTAATGGGCTTACGGTATCTGTGGGTGAGGCCGCTGCAAACGGGACCCAGTTAGATTTGGGCAGTGCTTATCAGATGCCGCGGTTTGATCTTTGCACTGCCAGGGGTGATGGCATAACAATGATCAATATTGGAGTTGGGCCGTCGAATGCAAAGACGGTAACTGATTGCTTGGCCGTTCTCCGTCCAGAATGCTGGGTAATGATTGGACACTGCGCAGGACTGGATGCCCGAATGCGAATCGGAGACCTTATCCTTGGCAATGCATATCAACGTCGGGACCATATTCTTAACGATCGGATTGCTTTAGATATCCCGATTCCTGCTGTACCGGAGGTACAACGAACGCTCGAAAATGCGGTATTGGAAGTGTATGGGGAGAATCAAGACCTTATGCGTACTGGTACGGTACTCTCCACGGACGACCGAAATTGGGAATGGCATACGCATTCTGATCTATGGCAGATTCTCCGCGGGTCAACAGCTGTTGCAGTGGATATGGAGTCTTCAGCACTTGCGGCGAATGGATACCGTTATCGCATCCCATATGGAACATTGCTGAGTGTTTCGGATTTGCCGCTACATGCTGTGCCTAAACTGCCTGCTGGCGCACAAGCATTTTACTCATCTTCAAAAGAAGCACATGTGATGTGTGCGGTCAGGGCGGTGGAAACAATGGCAGAAGCTCCAATGAAACTGCGTACAAGAAAACTTCGGAGAGCAATTGGAGAAGTGCCTTTTAGGTAG
- a CDS encoding redoxin domain-containing protein, whose product MFELAVIGLIGGLVTGISPCILPVLPVVLAVTAGNGRKPVAVVAGIALSFAAITLVGTLVLNAIGLPQSTLRWAGIILLILVGLGMIVPAFGRLIEAPFQHLPRPTFLQTKAQGKGGFLIGLALGAVYVPCAGPVLAAVTVAGATGEIGWSTVVLTVAFAIGASAPLLVFAAAGNRIGAMQNAFVHRIAGAVIIVLAIALVFDAPAAVQRALPDWTSGVQRSLSENRRVQEVLTGAAGGEEGTLEFCRTAGADELHDCGDAPEFEGLEGWFNTDEPVKVKNGQVTLVDFWAYACINCQRANQHITKLYDTYRDAGLQVVGIHAPEYGFERELGNVKSATQDQGINYPVAQDNEFITWKKYNNRYWPAHYLVDAEGKVRQIHEGEGAYAETEKLVRELLTKANPNVQLPNPVEDGTPDAVTLDRNPETYLGTKRARFYENQGYTNGVHDFKESDSDPDRFAYHLSGEWNLSDDAIEPKNKSAKLTLNYRAALVQVVASGNGKIHVTRPDGSKETFEVPKTPGTVDIVKMKDAQEGVLSIEVEPGVRMYSLTFG is encoded by the coding sequence GTGTTTGAATTAGCGGTGATAGGTCTTATTGGGGGCTTGGTGACTGGCATTTCGCCGTGTATTTTACCGGTGCTTCCCGTAGTTCTTGCTGTTACTGCAGGTAATGGACGGAAGCCAGTTGCGGTTGTCGCCGGCATTGCACTGAGTTTCGCCGCTATTACCTTAGTTGGAACGTTGGTTCTTAATGCGATTGGTTTGCCGCAATCAACACTGCGGTGGGCGGGGATTATTCTTCTGATACTAGTAGGGCTCGGAATGATTGTTCCGGCTTTTGGTCGTCTAATAGAAGCTCCGTTCCAGCATTTGCCAAGGCCAACATTTTTACAAACTAAGGCGCAGGGCAAAGGTGGTTTTCTTATAGGTTTGGCACTGGGTGCTGTCTATGTACCTTGTGCCGGCCCAGTGTTGGCTGCGGTTACCGTTGCGGGTGCTACGGGTGAAATTGGTTGGTCAACCGTGGTCCTGACGGTGGCGTTTGCAATTGGTGCATCGGCACCACTACTTGTATTCGCTGCAGCAGGCAATCGTATTGGTGCAATGCAAAATGCATTCGTTCATCGAATCGCCGGAGCTGTAATTATCGTCTTAGCTATTGCGCTCGTGTTTGACGCTCCAGCAGCTGTACAACGCGCACTTCCGGACTGGACATCTGGAGTCCAGCGTTCTTTGAGTGAGAATCGTAGAGTGCAAGAGGTTCTTACAGGTGCTGCGGGCGGAGAAGAAGGCACCCTTGAGTTTTGCCGCACAGCAGGCGCAGATGAACTTCATGATTGTGGCGATGCACCAGAATTTGAGGGGCTTGAAGGCTGGTTTAACACAGATGAACCAGTGAAAGTGAAGAATGGTCAGGTTACATTGGTAGATTTCTGGGCCTATGCCTGCATTAACTGCCAAAGGGCCAATCAACACATTACGAAGCTGTATGACACTTATCGGGATGCCGGTCTTCAGGTCGTAGGTATTCATGCACCCGAATATGGTTTCGAACGAGAGCTCGGCAACGTGAAATCAGCTACTCAGGATCAAGGGATCAACTATCCAGTGGCTCAAGATAATGAGTTCATCACGTGGAAGAAGTACAATAACCGCTACTGGCCAGCACATTATCTCGTGGATGCTGAAGGAAAAGTGCGCCAAATCCACGAAGGTGAGGGGGCCTATGCGGAAACAGAAAAACTCGTTCGAGAGTTACTTACTAAGGCAAATCCAAACGTCCAACTACCTAATCCTGTAGAAGATGGAACACCTGATGCTGTGACTTTGGATCGGAATCCAGAAACATACCTCGGAACGAAACGTGCGCGTTTCTATGAGAATCAAGGCTACACAAATGGTGTCCATGATTTTAAGGAATCAGATTCAGATCCAGATCGCTTTGCGTACCATCTTTCCGGAGAATGGAATCTTTCAGATGATGCTATCGAACCTAAAAATAAGAGCGCGAAACTAACGCTAAACTACCGGGCGGCCCTCGTACAGGTGGTCGCATCCGGAAATGGCAAAATTCACGTCACGCGTCCTGATGGCTCAAAGGAGACTTTTGAAGTTCCTAAAACCCCTGGCACAGTCGATATTGTGAAAATGAAGGACGCTCAAGAGGGAGTGCTTTCGATTGAAGTCGAGCCCGGTGTTCGCATGTATTCGCTAACATTCGGCTAA
- a CDS encoding mycothiol transferase — protein sequence MRLQDLFRDFALRPASAARKIPELSYQQLNSHLAQHPNSIAWLLWHAGREVDMQLSELSGKEQIWTAEGFRERFGLGPLGDSMGYGHSRFEAARIIVDRQDLLVDYLEAALNACTLYADDLEEEAWEEVVDHSWDFPVTRSTRLVSLVDDAAQHVGQAAYIAGALTAQ from the coding sequence ATGAGACTTCAAGATTTATTCCGTGATTTTGCCCTCCGGCCCGCTTCAGCGGCGAGAAAAATACCTGAACTGAGTTATCAACAACTGAATTCTCATTTGGCTCAACACCCAAATAGTATTGCGTGGTTATTGTGGCACGCTGGACGTGAAGTTGATATGCAGCTAAGCGAGCTCAGTGGTAAAGAACAGATTTGGACTGCCGAGGGGTTCCGAGAGCGTTTTGGTCTCGGGCCCCTCGGCGATTCTATGGGGTACGGACATTCGCGTTTCGAAGCTGCTCGAATAATCGTGGATCGACAAGATCTTCTCGTTGATTATTTAGAAGCGGCGCTTAATGCTTGTACCTTGTATGCTGACGATCTTGAAGAAGAAGCATGGGAAGAGGTCGTCGATCATTCTTGGGATTTCCCGGTTACTCGTTCTACTCGCCTGGTGTCTCTCGTTGATGATGCAGCTCAGCATGTTGGCCAAGCTGCTTATATTGCTGGGGCACTCACCGCGCAATAA
- a CDS encoding cryptochrome/photolyase family protein, translating into MGPLNAPTILWLRRDLRVFDHPGFEAVLQSPNPRIIYSNDAPASPFQRRFLHETLQELARNIRDFGLELEYKTPAEIIKEHPERVVVTADYSPKGLLRDKQIADALGPNIMQAVDCNYAVQPGFLKTSTGGHYKVFTPFYRAWSECGWEHPNLRNAKGKAWEHWQECLEDGLNGYATQRDRPDIKGTSQISHYLSLGALHPRSLLETLQQSDHIPNEDRTAFARELAFREFYADFVYHRPESLTKDVNPKFAQFKWNDISDDFQLWKTGHTGYPIIDAGMRQLNTTGWMHNRVRMLVASFLTKDLLLPWQLGAEYFRDTLIDYDETINQHSWQWCAGTGTDASPYFRIFNPQTQGKRYDPDAIYIRKWVPELAETPADNIHKLRDLPETYPKPIVDHAEARLEALARYQAL; encoded by the coding sequence ATGGGTCCTTTAAACGCTCCAACAATTTTATGGTTACGGCGGGATCTCCGCGTATTCGACCACCCCGGCTTCGAAGCTGTCTTGCAATCTCCAAATCCCCGCATCATATACAGTAACGACGCCCCGGCCTCTCCATTCCAGCGCCGGTTCCTGCACGAAACCCTCCAGGAACTGGCACGTAATATACGAGACTTCGGGTTAGAGCTGGAGTACAAAACACCCGCTGAAATCATTAAGGAACACCCCGAACGCGTGGTTGTCACCGCCGACTACTCTCCCAAAGGACTTCTTCGAGACAAACAAATCGCCGACGCCCTGGGCCCCAATATCATGCAAGCCGTGGACTGCAATTACGCTGTACAACCTGGGTTCCTAAAAACCAGCACAGGAGGACACTACAAAGTATTCACGCCCTTCTATCGCGCATGGTCAGAATGCGGGTGGGAACACCCCAACCTCAGAAACGCTAAAGGCAAAGCCTGGGAACACTGGCAAGAATGCCTGGAAGACGGCCTTAACGGCTACGCCACCCAACGCGACCGCCCCGATATAAAAGGCACGTCGCAAATATCCCACTACCTTAGCCTCGGGGCCCTCCATCCACGCAGCCTCCTGGAAACCCTCCAACAAAGCGACCACATTCCTAACGAAGACCGCACAGCCTTCGCCCGTGAACTCGCATTCCGCGAATTCTACGCCGACTTCGTATACCACCGGCCGGAAAGCCTTACCAAAGACGTGAACCCAAAATTCGCGCAATTCAAATGGAATGACATATCGGATGACTTCCAGCTTTGGAAAACTGGCCACACAGGATACCCGATAATCGACGCTGGAATGCGCCAACTCAATACCACAGGATGGATGCATAACCGCGTACGAATGCTTGTAGCCAGCTTCCTTACCAAAGATCTACTTTTGCCTTGGCAACTCGGAGCAGAGTACTTCCGAGACACCCTTATCGACTACGACGAAACCATTAATCAACACTCCTGGCAATGGTGCGCTGGCACCGGAACCGACGCCTCCCCTTACTTCCGAATCTTTAACCCCCAAACCCAAGGAAAACGCTACGACCCCGACGCAATATATATTAGAAAATGGGTACCAGAGCTAGCAGAAACCCCAGCAGACAATATCCATAAACTACGAGACCTCCCCGAAACGTATCCAAAACCCATTGTCGACCATGCCGAAGCACGGCTCGAAGCATTGGCCCGCTACCAGGCACTTTAA
- a CDS encoding succinic semialdehyde dehydrogenase, producing MTNTLSSIVVTDPRTGKTYGEVPAHSAEDTQEAFRVARKAQAAWVTTPLLERKRIFLRFHDLVLERQDEILDVIQAETGKNRASAFDEILDVAITARHYARRLPKLLKPRRVKGALPILTRTVVDHSPKGVVGIISPWNYPLTLTISDAIPALLAGNAVVIKPDSKTPFTALLGAKLLVEAGLPQDLFQVITGSGSVVGQEIAQCADYLMFTGSTATGRKLAKIAGERLISFSAELGGKNPLIIAPDADLDQAVPAAIQACFSNTGQLCISIERIYIHKDIAKEFTERFIEATETLRIGGGGWLEDIGSMISPAQVDHVIEFIDDALVRGARLLTGGTRRSDLGEAYLTPTILTDVPEEARLYREEVFGPVVFLEEVQTIEEAIQKANDTEYGLNAAVFAAPHTGWNVALQLHAGTVNINEGFAAAFGSMNAPMGGWKASGVGRRHADEGLLKYTEPRTIAEQRFIPISGPITMSRPSYAHTMTTALKLGKWVL from the coding sequence ATGACAAACACACTAAGTTCGATTGTTGTTACTGATCCGCGTACCGGAAAAACCTACGGTGAAGTCCCCGCCCACTCGGCTGAAGATACTCAAGAGGCGTTTCGCGTAGCTCGTAAAGCACAAGCAGCGTGGGTTACCACCCCACTCCTAGAACGTAAACGAATTTTTCTTCGATTCCATGACTTAGTGCTCGAACGCCAAGACGAAATCCTTGATGTTATCCAAGCGGAAACCGGCAAAAATCGGGCCAGTGCCTTTGATGAAATCCTTGATGTAGCGATTACTGCGCGGCATTACGCCAGGCGGCTACCAAAACTTTTAAAACCTCGCCGAGTAAAAGGGGCACTGCCAATATTGACTCGCACCGTTGTCGACCATAGTCCAAAAGGTGTCGTCGGGATTATTTCCCCTTGGAATTATCCATTGACACTTACTATTTCTGATGCAATTCCTGCTCTCCTCGCAGGCAATGCAGTAGTGATTAAACCTGATTCAAAGACACCATTCACCGCACTACTTGGCGCAAAATTACTGGTAGAGGCAGGACTGCCACAAGATCTATTCCAGGTAATTACAGGAAGCGGAAGTGTAGTTGGGCAAGAAATAGCACAATGTGCGGACTATTTAATGTTTACTGGTTCCACCGCAACTGGCCGGAAGCTCGCAAAAATCGCTGGAGAGCGTTTAATTAGTTTCTCCGCAGAATTAGGCGGTAAAAATCCATTGATTATCGCCCCTGATGCCGATCTTGATCAAGCCGTGCCTGCTGCTATCCAGGCGTGTTTCTCAAATACTGGCCAATTGTGCATATCAATCGAACGTATCTACATTCACAAGGATATTGCCAAGGAATTTACCGAACGTTTTATTGAAGCCACAGAAACCTTGCGCATCGGTGGTGGCGGCTGGCTCGAAGATATTGGATCAATGATCTCTCCAGCTCAAGTAGATCATGTCATTGAATTCATTGACGACGCCCTCGTACGCGGCGCTCGCCTGCTTACAGGAGGAACTCGGCGCTCTGACCTTGGCGAAGCCTATCTCACCCCAACCATTCTGACGGATGTACCAGAAGAGGCACGGTTGTACCGAGAGGAAGTATTTGGCCCAGTTGTATTCCTTGAGGAAGTCCAAACAATTGAAGAAGCAATCCAGAAGGCAAACGATACGGAGTACGGCTTAAATGCCGCGGTCTTTGCCGCCCCACACACTGGTTGGAATGTGGCACTGCAACTACATGCCGGCACCGTTAATATCAATGAGGGCTTCGCCGCAGCATTCGGAAGTATGAACGCTCCTATGGGTGGCTGGAAAGCCTCGGGTGTGGGGCGTCGACACGCGGACGAAGGGCTACTTAAATACACCGAACCGCGCACCATCGCCGAACAGCGCTTTATCCCAATCAGCGGTCCCATAACAATGTCTCGCCCAAGTTATGCACACACCATGACCACCGCACTGAAACTAGGTAAATGGGTCCTTTAA
- a CDS encoding TetR/AcrR family transcriptional regulator: protein MKPSQTEDKLKTNAKEVQGKRGPIADRIDVKEDVLQAARYEFASKGYQRATMRGIAKRANVDPKLIHYYFGSKSKLFTKLIADAYEEHHIVDRLHAFFIDGSLNGEEYIKLVLRAMETSNFGPAVLSILRGFSEHEESRDVFQGFIYEQILPKLRADTNDPMFDIKVSLIGSQMFGLVVARYLVKVPALTAMSIEEIAKDVGPVLDHYRNMR from the coding sequence GTGAAGCCATCGCAAACGGAAGATAAGCTGAAGACAAATGCAAAAGAAGTGCAAGGTAAACGAGGTCCAATAGCGGACCGAATAGATGTAAAAGAAGACGTGTTGCAGGCTGCTCGATATGAGTTTGCAAGCAAGGGGTATCAACGAGCAACAATGCGGGGCATTGCCAAACGAGCGAATGTTGACCCTAAACTTATCCACTACTATTTTGGTTCAAAATCGAAGCTTTTTACCAAGCTTATTGCTGATGCCTACGAAGAGCATCATATTGTTGATCGTCTGCATGCATTTTTTATTGATGGCAGTTTAAATGGGGAGGAATATATCAAGCTTGTTTTACGTGCAATGGAAACATCAAATTTTGGCCCAGCAGTGCTAAGTATTTTGCGTGGGTTTTCCGAGCACGAGGAATCGCGGGATGTATTTCAGGGTTTTATTTACGAACAGATTTTGCCAAAGTTGCGTGCGGATACGAACGATCCGATGTTTGATATTAAGGTTTCGTTGATCGGTTCGCAGATGTTTGGGCTGGTAGTAGCGCGCTACTTGGTGAAGGTTCCAGCACTAACTGCAATGAGCATTGAGGAAATAGCTAAAGATGTGGGGCCAGTGCTTGATCACTATAGGAACATGCGCTAA
- a CDS encoding ATP-binding cassette domain-containing protein, whose protein sequence is MIPIPQLLKDLAPGTIHTLIGGDGAGKTTILRNLAFAHRSGNANSDIPVSYQPATSGVWPNLSVRENLEFISQTFGMPTQFAANRIDELIHLAGLSHAEHRIGRKLSGGMRQKLGVIMAMLPKPQLLLLDEPTTGVDSKSRITMWELITQAAQEGTTVVLATTYLDEAEKSDQVYLLDKGQLLAAGTPPEICASAPGIIWQCHIDADAVLSMESIRIWRRGKTMYQWSPETHAEPPANMATADFDLDLATVAFLLQNTPDNRPKFPIHIDVPSGKPLVDVQQATKRFGSFTALNNVSMKVCSGEIVGLIGSNGAGKSTLIRLILGLDRATKGTVLLFGQTPQHITRSRIGYVPQSLGLYPSLNAQENLDFTTSVFHKQKMNSLFSDNQQPVITMPLGTQRNLAVECALSHAPELLILDEPTSGMDALSRAMLWKTLRHAASCGVGVLITTHYEQEALQCDRLITLENGRRIQ, encoded by the coding sequence ATGATCCCCATCCCTCAATTACTTAAGGACCTAGCACCAGGAACAATACACACTCTTATTGGTGGTGATGGTGCCGGTAAGACCACTATCCTACGAAACTTGGCATTTGCACATCGAAGTGGAAACGCTAATTCGGATATCCCAGTCTCCTATCAGCCTGCAACTTCAGGCGTGTGGCCCAATCTCTCCGTACGGGAAAACCTGGAATTTATTTCACAAACCTTTGGTATGCCTACACAGTTTGCCGCAAACCGAATCGATGAACTTATACACTTAGCTGGTCTCTCTCACGCCGAACACCGAATCGGGCGAAAGCTTTCAGGTGGCATGCGCCAAAAGCTCGGCGTAATTATGGCCATGCTGCCCAAACCACAACTTTTACTTCTGGATGAACCGACTACCGGCGTGGATTCAAAAAGCCGAATAACCATGTGGGAGCTTATTACGCAAGCCGCACAAGAAGGCACAACGGTAGTCTTGGCGACCACATATTTAGATGAAGCTGAAAAGTCTGACCAGGTATATCTCCTGGATAAGGGTCAATTATTGGCAGCCGGCACCCCACCTGAGATATGTGCCAGCGCACCTGGAATCATCTGGCAATGCCATATTGACGCGGACGCTGTTTTAAGTATGGAATCAATTCGAATATGGCGCCGTGGAAAAACGATGTATCAGTGGTCTCCTGAAACTCACGCTGAACCTCCTGCAAACATGGCAACAGCAGATTTTGATCTCGACCTTGCAACAGTTGCATTCCTGTTACAAAATACTCCCGATAACCGCCCAAAGTTCCCGATACACATTGATGTACCCAGTGGAAAACCTTTAGTTGACGTCCAGCAAGCAACCAAGCGTTTCGGCAGTTTTACCGCACTTAATAACGTATCAATGAAAGTTTGCAGTGGTGAGATTGTTGGATTAATAGGCAGTAATGGCGCAGGTAAAAGTACACTTATCAGATTAATACTAGGCTTGGACAGAGCTACCAAAGGCACGGTTTTGCTATTCGGTCAAACACCTCAACACATTACGCGGTCCCGTATCGGATATGTACCACAAAGCCTCGGATTGTACCCAAGTTTAAATGCACAAGAAAACTTGGATTTCACTACTTCAGTATTTCACAAGCAAAAAATGAATTCGCTATTCAGTGACAATCAGCAACCAGTAATCACTATGCCATTAGGTACACAACGTAACCTCGCGGTGGAGTGCGCACTCAGTCATGCACCGGAACTGCTTATCTTGGATGAACCCACTTCAGGAATGGATGCACTCTCACGGGCTATGTTATGGAAGACATTACGACACGCAGCTTCGTGCGGAGTAGGTGTACTGATCACTACTCACTACGAACAGGAAGCATTGCAATGTGACAGGCTCATTACATTGGAAAACGGCCGACGCATTCAGTGA
- a CDS encoding SDR family oxidoreductase codes for MRSIFISGAAAGIGRAVAERFLSAGWMVGAYDIAPIEYQHKRLVTGYLDVTDPTSWDQALGDFVRHTGGHIDVLDNNAGIIADGNLQTLSPEQIRKQVDVNCTGVTLGARAARRYLRKGSTLVNMGSASAIYGQPGIAVYSASKFYVSGLTEALNLEWSRDGIRVIDICPLWTKTKLADVKAKSTRRLGVRITPEEVAKVLWEAVHPRNRWARGKVHYGVSNLDKLLYYSAKCSPLRVVRLLTRLVAG; via the coding sequence ATGCGATCGATTTTTATTTCTGGGGCGGCTGCTGGTATAGGACGTGCAGTAGCGGAAAGGTTCCTATCCGCTGGCTGGATGGTTGGGGCATACGATATTGCGCCAATCGAATACCAACACAAACGTTTAGTGACTGGATACTTAGATGTCACCGATCCGACCTCATGGGATCAAGCACTTGGTGACTTTGTACGCCACACAGGTGGGCATATCGATGTTTTGGATAATAACGCTGGCATAATTGCAGACGGAAATCTACAAACGCTTTCGCCCGAGCAAATTCGGAAACAAGTCGATGTAAATTGCACCGGTGTTACATTAGGTGCGCGGGCGGCAAGGCGCTATTTGCGCAAGGGGTCAACACTGGTAAATATGGGCTCTGCCTCTGCAATCTATGGGCAACCGGGGATTGCCGTGTATTCGGCCTCGAAATTCTATGTTTCGGGTTTAACGGAAGCCTTAAATCTTGAATGGTCACGTGATGGCATTCGTGTTATCGACATTTGCCCGCTTTGGACAAAAACGAAACTGGCCGATGTTAAGGCAAAATCAACACGTCGCCTTGGTGTTCGCATTACTCCTGAGGAAGTTGCCAAGGTTTTGTGGGAGGCAGTGCATCCTCGTAACCGTTGGGCGCGGGGAAAAGTACACTATGGTGTATCAAACTTGGACAAATTGCTTTACTACTCGGCTAAATGTTCGCCGCTGCGAGTCGTTCGCCTACTTACTCGATTGGTAGCGGGATGA
- a CDS encoding ABC transporter permease, which translates to MKAMIIKEIRELARDRRTVMLLVAIPLILLIIYGYAANFSIDKTNILIAGPGAKHTEQILRTNESAKESFAITSVEPDIPKEQIEDLLRDRTYNAVIFASEPEVPDKLGHEEPLSKHNHLYIDGSQLFAAQSAQQAWIRTIIEDNKNKFSEAHANIEKFLREIQRPQSNPSQSPMNPNQIREIPILPETSTALDIKEFSTVLFNPELKTSWVMIPGLIGLILTFIGTVITSIGLVRERESGTLEQLAVMPIRPWAIILGKIIPYFALALFDTVLITSVAVWLFGVPFEGSIWRFSIVAALFLFVVLGLGVFVSSISENTGQAIQVAFMLVMPQVLLSGFIFPIESMDVKIQWISYILPLTWFNNAAQGIMLRDTSLTQILSSVEILALMAVVIFGASVIRMHAILRNGGSVR; encoded by the coding sequence ATGAAGGCGATGATCATCAAAGAGATACGAGAACTAGCAAGAGATCGTCGCACGGTTATGTTGCTTGTTGCTATCCCATTGATCTTGTTGATCATTTACGGCTATGCCGCAAATTTCTCGATTGATAAAACAAATATCCTTATTGCAGGGCCTGGAGCAAAGCACACGGAACAAATTCTACGAACCAATGAATCAGCCAAAGAGTCTTTTGCCATCACATCAGTAGAGCCCGATATACCGAAGGAACAAATAGAAGACCTCTTGCGGGATCGCACCTATAACGCCGTAATCTTTGCGTCTGAGCCTGAGGTTCCTGACAAATTAGGACACGAAGAACCCCTGAGTAAACACAATCATCTCTACATCGACGGATCACAACTTTTTGCTGCTCAATCGGCACAACAGGCATGGATACGGACAATTATTGAAGACAATAAAAACAAATTTTCGGAAGCTCATGCCAATATCGAGAAATTCCTCCGAGAAATCCAGAGGCCTCAGTCTAACCCCAGCCAATCGCCGATGAATCCGAACCAGATACGTGAAATACCCATACTTCCTGAGACTTCCACTGCGCTAGATATCAAAGAATTTTCCACGGTGCTTTTCAACCCGGAACTCAAAACATCATGGGTTATGATTCCTGGTCTTATCGGATTAATCCTCACTTTTATTGGAACCGTAATCACAAGTATTGGCTTGGTTCGTGAACGTGAATCTGGAACCCTCGAGCAATTAGCCGTTATGCCTATACGTCCTTGGGCAATTATTTTAGGCAAGATTATCCCTTACTTTGCTTTGGCCCTATTCGACACGGTTCTTATTACCTCCGTAGCCGTCTGGCTCTTCGGCGTTCCATTCGAAGGTTCAATATGGCGCTTCAGCATTGTTGCCGCGTTATTCCTATTTGTGGTCCTTGGATTGGGAGTTTTTGTTTCATCGATATCCGAAAATACTGGCCAAGCCATCCAAGTAGCTTTCATGCTCGTTATGCCACAAGTTTTATTGTCTGGGTTTATTTTCCCAATCGAATCCATGGACGTGAAAATTCAATGGATCAGCTATATATTGCCGCTCACCTGGTTTAATAACGCGGCACAGGGCATTATGTTGCGCGATACCTCTCTCACTCAGATCCTCAGCTCCGTTGAAATCCTTGCACTTATGGCTGTTGTAATCTTCGGTGCTTCCGTTATTCGAATGCACGCGATTCTCCGGAACGGAGGCAGTGTTCGATGA
- a CDS encoding HD domain-containing protein, with product MISWVAIAERIARTAHAGQVDKSGQPYILHPERVARIVSGIVPDPEAVAAAWLHDVLEDTNVTSADLREEGVPASVIEVVELMTHHADVSVEDYILGLRSHRIARAVKIADLIDNSSPARLDELPVSMRTRLREKYHLMWKTLLEDS from the coding sequence ATGATTTCTTGGGTAGCAATCGCTGAGCGGATCGCACGTACAGCTCACGCTGGGCAGGTTGATAAATCAGGGCAACCTTATATTTTGCACCCTGAGCGGGTTGCCAGGATTGTTTCTGGCATTGTGCCTGATCCGGAAGCTGTCGCAGCGGCATGGCTTCACGATGTGCTTGAAGATACTAACGTGACCAGTGCTGATTTACGTGAAGAAGGGGTTCCAGCATCAGTTATTGAAGTTGTAGAGCTTATGACACATCACGCCGATGTGTCAGTTGAGGACTACATATTGGGACTCCGCAGCCATCGCATTGCTCGTGCGGTAAAAATCGCGGATTTAATTGACAATTCTTCTCCGGCGCGACTCGATGAATTGCCTGTTTCAATGCGCACAAGGCTGCGGGAGAAGTACCATCTTATGTGGAAAACACTGCTAGAAGACAGTTAG